The following nucleotide sequence is from Roseivirga sp. BDSF3-8.
CTTAGAAATAAATTTTAAAAACTAGAATTATAAAGAAAATGGATTTACTGAAATACGAATATTTGGATTCACCCGAAGGATCATATAATCATACTTTAGGTAAGCTGGTAAGAGATATAAGATATTACACTAGTCAAGTGCCAATTGAAAAATTTAAAGAAGCAATGCCATCTTTGAGACTAGTAGAATCTAAACTCCAAAAGTATGATGAGGAAATCATGAATGACAGGCGTAATTATATAGATGAAATAATGGATGCACTGGAAAAGGAATCTGAGATAGAGGAAAAGCTATTTGAGGATTTTGAATGGGCAGCTAAATCTATATTATTAACCCTTTTTGATAAAGACTTTGATTTGAGTGATTATTCCTATGAGCTAAAGAAGAATAGAGGTGTTTATTGGCTTGAGTTTTACGGAAATGTGAATATAAATGACAAAGTTTTATTGGTGGTGAAAGAAGTTTTTAAATCTGTATGCTATAAATATGGAATAGTCTTTATTGATGGGTATTTAAAGGAGTATAGAGATCTATACCTGAACTAAATGGGGAAGTTTCAATAATATAAAACTAATTACTATCGCGGGGTTGTACCCCCTGGTTCCCATTCTATGCGAAGTGGTACCGGGCCGCGTCCGACTTCGCGAAGCCAGTATTAAAAGAAACAGATCAACGAGAACATAGAATAGTAATCTCTTTTATAAAATGTTGAAGATTCCTTCTTACAATCCTGAAGTATATGATAAAGTTAGCCAGCTAACGGGGCTGAATTTCAAAGCGCAGTTAAAAGATAGTGGTATTGAGTTTAGAAAAATTTATAAAATGACTGATATGCTAAATGAAGAGATTAGCTACCTATTGGTTACTGATAAGTTGGGTGTAGTTTTTAAAAATAGAGATGAATTTTTGGATAAGTTCATATTGCAACTCAGGAGCAGATTAGCTGATTTAAACCAAGAGCTTGAATAACTCAGAGAGCAGGAAAGGCAATCATTCGTAGATGAGAATCATATTTTTATGGAGCATGAAAGAATTGGCTATACAGGTGATAAGCATGTTAAACTTTTGAATCGAATGAGAGAGTTGAAGGGCAAGTAGGGGATTTAATGCATACAAGCCAGATATAACCTCCGCAGGGTTGTCAATTGCATGGTATACACCCATTGTCGTCTATTATGAGAAGTTGTCCCCAATGAATCCTACGGCGTACATTGCGAGAGTGAAGGATGTCCAAACAAAAAGCATCTAGAATGAGAAAAATAGACGTTTACATAGGCGAAATAGAAACACAAATTGAATTTGCTAAGCTGTCATATGCTTTTTTCTTAAAATCTTATGAAGATGATGCCGTATTGCCATCATTTATGAGTATCCATCATTTTCTCATTCATGTTTCTAATATTGATAAACTACTGGATGTTAGAAGTAATAATTTTAGGAAAGAAGTTTTTGGAGATCAACTCATACAAATTGATATAAGACAATTTAGGAGGTTAAGAAATCACTTAGAGCACTTTGATGAAAGACTTGATTCTTGGATAAAAGAATATGATGATCATACATTTTTTGATATGAATTTTGTGACTGGCACAAGAGGTTATCCAGATAAGGCATCTTTAAGAGCTCTTGACGGGATGAATTTTAAGTTTCAAGGAGAAAATTATGATTTAGAATCTCTATATAATTCAATCCTTGAATTGGCTATAGAAATTAATAAATTAAGTGGCTAGAATTTTCAATAATAAACTTTCTATCTCATCCCCACCATTTGCCTTTCTTGAAAGGCAGTAAGTTGAAAACTTACAAAAATGGTAATCACGAGTTACGCTGTCGCTAAACCCGCGATAGTGGCTGGGGAACTTCTTAAACCTTATTCTTTCCTCAGTTATTATCAATTTATAAATGCACCTCTACCTAAACACCTACGGCACCTACCTGCACATCAAAGACCAGTTGTTTGAAGTGCGGGTGCCGGAGTCCGAAGGCAGTAAGCAGTATCAGAAGCACCATGTGGCCGCGCAGAAGGTGCGGACGATTGTGATGACCACTTCGGCGGCGCTGAGTACCGATGCCATTAAGCTGGCGATGGCGCACCATATCGATATTGTGTTCCTGGAGCGGGGAGGGCAGCCCTTTGGCCGGGTGTGGCACAGCAAGCCCGGCAGCACTACGCGCATCCGCAAGCGGCAACTGGAGGCGAGCCTTTCGGAAACGGGCCTGCGCTGGGTAAAGAACTGGACGCTTCGGAAGATGCAGAACCAGGCGGACTTTCTCTTTGATTTGCTGCGGCACCGCCCGCATCTGAAAGCCAGCTTTACCGAAAAGCGGGAGCGCATAGCCGAACTGCAAAAGTCCGTGCAGGACCTGGAAGGCGACCGCACGGCGGATGTGGCGGACAGCCTTCGCGGACTGGAAGGCAGCGCGGGCAGACTCTACTTTGCCGGACTCAGCGAAGCGATACCCAGCGCATGGGCCTTTAAAGGCCGGAGCAGCCGACCGGCCAAAGACCCTTTCAACGCCTTCCTGAACTACGCCTACGGCATCCTGTACAGCCGGGTGGAAAAGGCACTGATGGTGGCGGGGCTGGATCCCTATACCGGCTTTCTGCACCGCGATGATTATAACCAGCTCAGCTTTGTGTATGACTTCATAGAGCCCTACCGCATCTATGCCGATACGGTGGTGTTCAGGCTCTTTTCCGGTAAAAAGGTAAACCAGCAGCATACCGATGAGCTGAGCGTGGGCTACTCGCTGAATAAGGAGGGCAAGCAACTGCTGGTAGCGGCCTTTACGGACTACCTGGATGAGGACACCATACGGGTGCTGAACCGCAACCAGACAAGGGCCAATGCCATGCAGGCCGAAGCCCACGGCTTTGCGAACAGCCTGCTGGAAAAGGATGACGACTATGAAACGGAAGACTACTGATGATCTGCTGGGTACTATACGATATACAGGACAATAAGGCGCGGCGCAATGTGGCCAAATACTGCAAGCAGGCCGGCCTGTACCGCGTGCAGTATTCCTGCTTCCTCGGTACGCTAAACGGCCACGAAAAAGACACGCTGGAACTGCAGATAGAAGAAGAAATAGATGAGGAAGTCGATAAAGTCTACATCTTCCCAATGAACAAATCGGAGCTGCAATCCTGCATACTTATGGGCCAGGCCTTTGACAAAAAACTGGTGTCGGATGAGGTAAGGGCGCTGTTTCTATGAGTGCCTGTATCAGCATAACACCCTCGCACATTATACAATATTTGTATTGTCCGCGCTTTACCTGGTTTGAGTACGTGCTTACGCTGCCGCAGTATGAAGAGAAGCAGCATAAGGTCATGCGTGGACGCGAGCTGCACGACCGCAAACTGGAGGAGAACAAAGGCTACCTGCGCAAACGTATTGGCGTAAAGGACAAGCAGGAAGACATCTACCTGACCAATGGCCTGCTGCGCGGCCGGGTAGACGAGGTGCTCACCCTGCAGGATGATACGCTGGCCCCGCTGGACTATAAGTTTGCCCGCTACGAAGGCAAGCTGTACGATACCTACAAGACGCAACTCTACTGCTATGCCTGGCTGATAGAGGAAAACTACGGCGGAGAGGTGAACCGCGGCTACATCGTATACACCCGCAGCAAAAACAAACTGCTGGAAGTGCCCGTAGCCCGTAAGGATGTGGAGAAGGTAAAGGCGGCTGCGGACAGCATAAGGACCATTATCGGCGGAAAGACTTACCCAAAGGCTACCAAATACAAAAAGCGTTGCCTATCTTGTACCTACCGGAACGTTTGCACGCAGTAGCACTTCCTCCGGGTGGCAATTTATTTGGAGATGGTCGAAAACAGGCCGTAACAAACTGACTTTCAATTACTTTAGCTTACGCAAATTTGCCAAAAACAGGTAAAATACCGCTCTTTGACGTACTGATTTTGAGAAAAAGGCCGATAGTAAAAAGCACGTTTCTCATTAGTTCACAGCCACTTAGCTCCGAAATCGACTTCGTGAGCTACTTCCATCATAATAAGGATTGAAACTTCCAGCGCCGAAAAAAGCACTGAATGGCCTGGGCCTTCGTGAGCTACTTCCATCATAATAAGGATTGAAACACTATGAAGGGTTCAGTATTATCCATCGCGATGCGCGCTTCGTGAGCTACTTCCATCATAATAAGGATTGAAACTCGGGCCAATTACTATTAATCCACTTCACAATATTGTCTTCGTGAGCTACTTCCATCATAATAAGGATTGAAACTAGTTTCCTACATAACCGGCTGAATATTCACCAAGCTTCGTGAGCTACTTCCATCATAATAAGGATTGAAACTAGACAGATCCTTATAATCGTGGCTAACTCTAATATCTTCGTGAGCTACTTCCATCATAATAAGGATTGAAACGCACTTTTAATGGATTTGGATCCGCCTGACGGGTCAATCTTCGTGAGCTACTTCCATCATAATAAGGATTGAAACGAGCCTATCAGATAACTTGCCTATACTAATCCCATACTTCGTGAGCTACTTCCATCATAATAAGGATTGAAACCGCTAACAAAAAGCTCTAACACTGTATGTGTTGAGCTTCGTGAGCTACTTCCATCATAATAAGGATTGAAACTTGATCGAAGCGAGGCAAAGCCAAAAGAAGAACCCACTTCGTGAGCTACTTCCATCATAATAAGGATTGAAACCTCACGTCCATAACATTAAGAACGCGGACGAACTGCTTCGTGAGCTACTTCCATCATAATAAGGATTGAAACTAGACACCATCGACATAAGCCATATAAAGTACTCTGACTTCGTGAGCTACTTCCATCATAATAAGGATTGAAACTCAACTACATTAATTCAGGCAGCCGGCTAATTCCGGCTTCGTGAGCTACTTCCATCATAATAAGGATTGAAACTGAAGGTGACTAAGGGAGGTGTAACAACGCATGATTCTTCGTGAGCTACTTCCATCATAATAAGGATTGAAACACTTAAAACAAACAAAGTCACCTTTCATGTTAGTAGACTTCGTGAGCTACTTCCATCATAATAAGGATTGAAACTTGAAAGCTTAAAATTTAAGAACAGTATTGAAGTTCTTCGTGAGCTACTTCCATCATAATAAGGATTGAAACCCATTATCTGCTAAGTTTTGCTTTGAAGCCTACCGCTTCGTGAGCTACTTCCATCATAATAAGGATTGAAACAATCATAGATCAGCCGGGGGATGGCTTTGTTCTTCCTTCGTGAGCTACTTCCATCATAATAAGGATTGAAACTCATGAATATTTGTATTTACTCCTGATTGATCGCCTACTTCGTGAGCTACTTCCATCATAATAAGGATTGAAACACTAGCAGATCTGCGATCCTTACGGATTCAGAATCACTTCGTGAGCTACTTCCATTAGAATAAGGATTGAAACAAATTTTGAATAGTGGTTTGTCCCTTCCCTATTTCTCTTCGTGAGCTACTTCCATTAGAATAAGGATTGAAACTACTTTGCCAGTCTAACAGAAGATGGCCTTTTTTCTCTTCGTGAGCTACTTCCATTAGAATAAGGATTGAAACTTGAGGTGAAGACTGAGAAAGGCCGATTGTCGAAGGACTTCGTGAGCTACTTCCATTAGAATAAGGATTGAAACATATTCAAGAATCAATAATGCCTGGCAGTGATAGGACTTCGTGAGCTACTTGAACGCAAGCCCGGTTCCACCACAATAAGGATTGAAACCGGCGACGTGTTCAGCTATACCCTTCTGGAGGAGGCACTTCGTGAGCAAACCGTCCGGGGTTCCGGTCCATCACAATAAGGATTGAAACAGGTCGTTCGAACTAGTTACTGTAAAGAAAATCCTTCTTCGTGAGCTACTTCCATCACAATAAGGATTGAAACATATCATCCGCCTTGAAGGGAGTACCTTCCGGCAGGATATCGGACTTCGTGAGCAAACCGTCCGGGGTTCCGGTCCATCA
It contains:
- the cas1 gene encoding CRISPR-associated endonuclease Cas1; this encodes MHLYLNTYGTYLHIKDQLFEVRVPESEGSKQYQKHHVAAQKVRTIVMTTSAALSTDAIKLAMAHHIDIVFLERGGQPFGRVWHSKPGSTTRIRKRQLEASLSETGLRWVKNWTLRKMQNQADFLFDLLRHRPHLKASFTEKRERIAELQKSVQDLEGDRTADVADSLRGLEGSAGRLYFAGLSEAIPSAWAFKGRSSRPAKDPFNAFLNYAYGILYSRVEKALMVAGLDPYTGFLHRDDYNQLSFVYDFIEPYRIYADTVVFRLFSGKKVNQQHTDELSVGYSLNKEGKQLLVAAFTDYLDEDTIRVLNRNQTRANAMQAEAHGFANSLLEKDDDYETEDY
- the cas2 gene encoding CRISPR-associated endonuclease Cas2 — encoded protein: MICWVLYDIQDNKARRNVAKYCKQAGLYRVQYSCFLGTLNGHEKDTLELQIEEEIDEEVDKVYIFPMNKSELQSCILMGQAFDKKLVSDEVRALFL
- the cas4 gene encoding CRISPR-associated protein Cas4, which encodes MSACISITPSHIIQYLYCPRFTWFEYVLTLPQYEEKQHKVMRGRELHDRKLEENKGYLRKRIGVKDKQEDIYLTNGLLRGRVDEVLTLQDDTLAPLDYKFARYEGKLYDTYKTQLYCYAWLIEENYGGEVNRGYIVYTRSKNKLLEVPVARKDVEKVKAAADSIRTIIGGKTYPKATKYKKRCLSCTYRNVCTQ